From a region of the Candidatus Poribacteria bacterium genome:
- a CDS encoding nucleotidyltransferase family protein, producing MRVAIALPLAQIQGFCRQNRIRRLALFGSVLRDDFAPDSDVDVLVEFEPGTRVGLAFFAMQRDLSQILGRRVDLNTPEDLSRYFRDEVMREAEVLYDAA from the coding sequence ATGAGAGTCGCGATCGCCTTGCCGTTGGCACAGATCCAGGGATTTTGTCGTCAGAACCGGATACGGCGTTTGGCGTTGTTTGGCTCCGTATTGAGGGATGACTTCGCGCCGGACAGCGACGTGGACGTTCTCGTGGAGTTCGAGCCAGGAACGCGCGTCGGACTCGCGTTCTTCGCGATGCAGCGGGACCTCTCCCAAATCCTCGGCAGAAGGGTGGACCTCAACACGCCAGAGGACCTGAGTCGGTACTTCCGCGATGAAGTCATGCGCGAGGCGGAAGTTCTCTATGACGCGGCATGA